From one Melioribacteraceae bacterium genomic stretch:
- a CDS encoding glycosyltransferase family 9 protein: MIIRLSSLGDVLLTTPVISALQQKFPNTQIDFLVKPQFLYAVKTNPILNHIYEFDKSKNIDLLLKSLQKNKYNLVIDLQNNFRSRKISSKLSAKVYRFKKPTLNKFLLVNFKWNLFKKVKSIPQMYFESIPGLDFNFQKPSLFVPEEVISSVKPGKYIGFAPGSKHFTKMWPIEYFNELGKLLSAKGYTILLFGGSDDKEICHNLKQEIPGAIDLSTENDLIQIARDMKECKLIVCNDSGLMHTAVSVDVPVIAIFGSTVKEFGFAPYSENSLVIENEELKCRPCSHIGKDKCPKSHFKCMLELTPELVHNKIEKFISL; the protein is encoded by the coding sequence TTGATTATCCGATTAAGCTCGCTTGGCGATGTACTTCTTACTACTCCGGTTATTTCGGCACTGCAGCAGAAGTTTCCAAACACGCAAATTGATTTTCTTGTAAAACCACAATTTCTTTATGCGGTAAAAACTAATCCAATTCTTAACCACATTTATGAATTTGATAAATCAAAAAATATTGATCTACTTCTTAAGTCATTACAAAAAAATAAATATAACTTGGTAATTGATCTACAAAATAATTTTAGAAGCAGAAAAATTAGTTCAAAATTATCTGCAAAAGTTTATCGTTTTAAGAAACCAACTCTGAATAAATTTTTACTCGTTAATTTTAAATGGAATCTTTTCAAAAAAGTTAAATCAATTCCGCAAATGTATTTTGAAAGTATTCCCGGATTAGATTTCAATTTTCAAAAACCATCTTTGTTTGTTCCTGAGGAAGTTATCTCAAGTGTAAAACCCGGAAAATATATTGGCTTTGCACCGGGATCAAAACATTTCACTAAAATGTGGCCGATTGAATATTTCAATGAACTTGGTAAACTATTAAGTGCGAAAGGCTATACAATTTTACTTTTCGGCGGAAGTGATGATAAAGAAATTTGTCATAATCTTAAGCAAGAAATTCCCGGCGCGATTGATTTATCAACAGAAAATGATTTAATTCAAATTGCTCGCGATATGAAAGAATGCAAATTAATTGTCTGCAATGATTCCGGGTTGATGCATACCGCAGTTTCTGTTGATGTTCCGGTGATTGCAATATTCGGATCAACTGTTAAAGAATTCGGTTTCGCGCCTTATTCGGAAAATTCATTAGTCATTGAAAACGAGGAATTAAAATGCAGACCATGTTCGCATATTGGTAAAGACAAATGTCCGAAGTCACATTTTAAATGTATGTTGGAATTGACTCCGGAATTAGTTCACAATAAAATTGAAAAATTTATTTCATTATGA
- a CDS encoding glycosyltransferase N-terminal domain-containing protein, which translates to MMIKLLRFFYDYLLLPLFIAAIYVASLFNNKIRRGIRDRKNLAEKLKSQVKKLDKSKKRIWFHSSSMGEFEQAKPIIEELRKREEVIIVVSFFSPSGYQNSINYSFADIVTYIPLDSRKKCKEFLDVLKIDVAVFMRYDIWPNMIFELSDKKIPTLLVDATMRYNSPRKYGVAKIFHHHIYKEIDKILTVSDEDRNNFLQFNLDSSKVKTVGDTRYDRVYQKSLQAKEKKLFKENFFDGKKVVVLGSAWESDEEVVLPALFKLMSKHKNLILIIAPHEPTINHLEKLEHQVNKSIGSIRFSHMNIYNNQRVILIDSIGILLSLYYYADLAFVGGGFKQNVHNVLEPSVYGLPVLFGPKIYNSQEALSLIEEGSARVVHNKKEAYRILSKLITDDTYRSKLGQIASDYVKENIGATAKITDEIVSVL; encoded by the coding sequence ATGATGATCAAATTACTTCGATTCTTTTACGACTATTTATTACTTCCACTTTTCATTGCGGCGATTTACGTCGCGTCATTATTCAATAATAAAATTAGAAGAGGAATAAGAGATCGAAAGAATTTAGCAGAAAAATTAAAATCCCAAGTTAAAAAACTAGATAAATCGAAAAAGCGAATATGGTTTCATTCATCTTCGATGGGAGAATTCGAACAGGCAAAACCAATTATCGAAGAGCTAAGAAAAAGAGAAGAAGTAATTATAGTTGTTTCTTTTTTTTCACCATCGGGTTATCAGAATTCAATAAATTATTCTTTTGCAGATATTGTAACATACATACCACTTGATTCTCGGAAAAAATGCAAAGAATTTCTGGATGTTCTAAAAATTGATGTCGCCGTTTTCATGCGTTACGATATTTGGCCGAATATGATTTTTGAATTAAGTGATAAAAAAATTCCAACATTATTAGTCGATGCAACAATGCGTTACAACTCTCCGAGAAAGTATGGAGTCGCTAAGATTTTTCATCATCATATATATAAGGAAATAGATAAAATATTAACAGTTTCCGATGAAGACAGAAATAACTTTCTTCAATTCAATTTAGACAGCAGTAAAGTTAAAACTGTCGGCGACACAAGATATGACCGTGTTTATCAAAAAAGTTTGCAGGCAAAAGAAAAAAAATTATTCAAAGAGAATTTCTTTGATGGTAAGAAAGTTGTTGTATTAGGCAGTGCATGGGAATCCGATGAAGAAGTTGTTCTTCCCGCGTTGTTTAAATTAATGAGTAAACATAAAAATTTAATTTTGATAATTGCACCGCACGAACCAACAATAAATCATCTCGAAAAGTTAGAACACCAAGTTAATAAATCAATCGGTTCAATAAGATTCTCGCATATGAATATTTATAATAATCAAAGAGTCATTCTAATTGATTCAATTGGTATTCTACTTAGTTTGTACTACTATGCCGACTTAGCATTTGTCGGCGGCGGATTTAAGCAGAATGTCCATAATGTATTAGAGCCGTCCGTTTATGGTTTGCCGGTACTTTTCGGTCCAAAAATTTATAACAGCCAGGAAGCATTATCATTGATTGAAGAGGGAAGCGCCAGAGTTGTGCACAATAAAAAAGAAGCTTATAGAATCCTCAGTAAATTAATTACCGATGATACTTACAGATCAAAACTCGGACAAATAGCATCCGATTATGTTAAGGAAAACATCGGTGCAACCGCAAAAATTACGGATGAAATTGTTTCCGTTTTGTGA
- a CDS encoding PAS domain S-box protein, whose protein sequence is MKTTSEILLNTFLDSAPIGILIFDEELRITFLNESFFSFGISTAFTKDELYGKSILNEQKIGLGSLAKQFQNLIKGDGFEVELSKTRATNGSAIKIIVKGVPIFEENKFKGGVIIIEDIKSISSPEEQKYDYQSLLETLSPIADIIFITNMRGEVIYNSSSHRIKIKKEIKFVRELFEKDCEKALDNLYEKAKQNIVEKKEINLPLSKLYDNNFVNVKVIPISGNNTTTLVLIKDVTKELEEKIAFESELNELRRYQAITSSIVDAVIGINFKGEIRFWNESSEKTFNYTKSQVFGKFIDIIFPSLNGDYFQILRDELLEKKHWEGELTVDKGEDNKEFYDVRMGITGEGDKQSIVILCSSVTERYNLEKELRQSEERFRNIVTNSHEYICTIDLNGRIQYVNPYFVKTFGYSDEELSNKYFSDLVDIEYLQENEFTISPKNLDSMQARELPLVKSNGEVIFVLASFASVHDLENKPKYYIAVLTDITQKKQAEKDLLLIKTVFEASQDGIAVTVNGTIILVNNSFSSMLGYNSEEDLVGSNFYKLIDPTVREEIQENFVEIETGAAESSRMEFDLIKKDGSKLPVANSIAKYGVDESMFLVSVLRDVTVEKSSREELRASEERYRSITENIEESLWTAEEKDGKLKVVLYTQAIKDITGFTVDEFLTDEKLWMKIIHPDDAESILTKINRLYSDPGRTSEAFEYRIISNSGSIVWIENKINIIRKDKGRIHRIYGLVSDISYKKKAEEELKNSAENLKKLNEAKDRFLSIISHDLRTPFSSIIGFTDYLLGEQNVSEEKQRNYIKLIQDSSKSMLSLVNSLLDWTRIQTGRIKFEPERINVREVVKKSFNMLSGTALQKKIEVNLNVEEDVFVHADSTLLLQVFNNLISNAIKFTNDGGNISISAEPVVEKRAFQFHVKDNGVGIKESDIDKLFNVDSKFTTPGTSGEKGSGLGLSLVKEIIEKHGGEISVKSILGDGTEFIFTIPVSSMNILLVDDTRTDRLLYSKLIRNFLPSYTIIEASNGEEALKSIIESPPAIVITDHYMPEMSGYELVKQIKILDVKFKPPVIVLSSDITLAISEEYAEQGVEFVFQKPVNLKSFKEALEISLKKAIYS, encoded by the coding sequence ATGAAAACAACTTCTGAAATCTTGTTAAACACTTTTTTAGATTCTGCTCCTATCGGAATATTAATCTTTGATGAAGAACTAAGAATAACTTTTTTGAATGAAAGCTTTTTTTCTTTCGGAATTTCAACAGCTTTTACCAAAGATGAATTATATGGTAAATCAATTTTAAATGAACAGAAAATTGGTCTTGGCTCACTTGCAAAACAATTTCAAAATTTAATTAAGGGAGATGGATTTGAAGTTGAATTATCCAAAACCAGAGCAACAAATGGCAGTGCGATTAAAATAATTGTTAAAGGTGTTCCGATCTTTGAAGAAAACAAATTCAAAGGCGGAGTTATAATTATTGAAGATATCAAATCAATTTCATCACCTGAGGAGCAAAAATATGATTATCAATCATTACTAGAAACTCTCTCTCCGATTGCCGATATAATTTTTATTACGAACATGAGAGGTGAAGTAATTTATAATTCTTCATCACACCGCATAAAAATAAAAAAGGAAATAAAATTTGTTAGAGAATTATTTGAAAAAGATTGTGAAAAAGCATTAGACAATCTTTATGAAAAAGCAAAACAAAATATTGTAGAGAAAAAAGAGATTAACCTTCCCTTAAGTAAACTTTATGATAATAATTTTGTCAATGTTAAGGTCATTCCAATCTCCGGCAACAACACTACAACACTTGTTCTTATTAAAGATGTAACAAAAGAACTCGAAGAAAAAATAGCTTTTGAAAGTGAACTAAATGAATTACGTCGATATCAAGCAATCACTTCGTCAATTGTTGATGCAGTGATTGGAATTAATTTCAAAGGTGAAATTAGATTTTGGAATGAATCCTCTGAGAAAACGTTTAACTATACAAAGAGTCAAGTCTTCGGGAAATTTATAGATATAATTTTCCCATCATTAAATGGAGATTACTTCCAAATATTACGTGATGAACTATTAGAAAAAAAACATTGGGAAGGTGAACTTACCGTAGATAAGGGTGAAGATAATAAGGAGTTTTACGATGTAAGAATGGGCATAACCGGAGAAGGAGATAAACAATCCATAGTCATTTTATGCTCGAGTGTTACAGAAAGATATAATCTAGAAAAAGAACTTCGGCAATCCGAAGAAAGATTTCGTAACATAGTCACAAATTCACACGAATACATTTGCACAATTGATCTTAATGGAAGAATTCAATACGTAAATCCATATTTTGTTAAAACTTTTGGTTACTCCGATGAAGAACTCTCAAATAAGTATTTTTCAGATTTGGTTGATATTGAGTATCTCCAAGAAAATGAATTTACAATTTCTCCGAAAAATCTCGATTCGATGCAAGCCAGAGAGTTGCCGCTGGTAAAAAGTAACGGCGAGGTAATATTTGTTCTTGCCAGCTTTGCTTCGGTACACGATTTAGAAAACAAGCCAAAGTATTATATAGCTGTACTAACTGATATTACTCAAAAAAAGCAAGCTGAAAAGGATTTACTGTTAATCAAAACGGTTTTTGAAGCATCTCAAGATGGTATTGCGGTAACTGTTAACGGTACAATAATTCTTGTGAATAACTCATTCTCAAGCATGTTAGGTTATAATTCGGAAGAAGATTTGGTTGGAAGTAATTTTTATAAACTAATCGATCCAACGGTAAGAGAAGAAATCCAAGAAAATTTTGTTGAAATTGAAACCGGAGCCGCCGAATCTTCTCGTATGGAATTTGATTTAATTAAAAAGGATGGAAGTAAACTTCCTGTGGCAAATTCCATTGCAAAGTACGGTGTTGACGAAAGCATGTTCTTAGTTTCGGTTTTGCGAGATGTCACAGTTGAAAAATCAAGCCGTGAAGAATTGAGAGCAAGTGAAGAACGTTATAGAAGTATTACAGAAAATATTGAAGAAAGTTTATGGACTGCTGAAGAAAAAGATGGCAAGTTAAAGGTAGTTTTATATACACAGGCGATTAAAGATATTACCGGATTTACTGTTGATGAATTTTTAACTGATGAGAAGTTATGGATGAAAATAATTCATCCTGATGATGCAGAATCTATTCTAACAAAAATAAACAGATTATACTCTGATCCCGGAAGAACTTCTGAAGCATTCGAATATAGAATTATTAGCAATTCAGGAAGCATTGTTTGGATTGAAAATAAAATTAATATTATCCGAAAAGATAAAGGTAGAATCCATCGTATTTATGGTTTAGTGAGCGATATATCTTATAAAAAGAAAGCCGAGGAAGAACTAAAAAATTCTGCTGAGAATCTAAAAAAATTGAATGAAGCAAAAGATAGATTTCTTTCGATAATTTCGCATGATTTGAGAACTCCGTTCAGTTCAATAATCGGGTTTACGGATTATTTACTTGGTGAACAAAATGTTTCAGAAGAAAAACAAAGAAATTATATAAAGCTGATTCAAGATTCATCAAAAAGTATGCTCTCGCTTGTAAACTCTTTATTGGATTGGACACGAATTCAAACAGGAAGAATTAAATTTGAACCGGAAAGAATTAATGTTAGAGAAGTTGTTAAAAAATCTTTTAACATGTTATCCGGTACCGCACTCCAAAAGAAAATAGAAGTGAATTTAAATGTTGAAGAAGATGTATTCGTTCATGCTGATTCAACACTTTTACTGCAGGTGTTCAATAATTTGATTTCGAACGCAATTAAGTTTACGAACGACGGCGGAAATATTTCTATATCTGCCGAACCGGTTGTTGAAAAAAGAGCTTTTCAATTTCATGTTAAAGATAACGGAGTTGGTATAAAAGAATCTGATATCGATAAGTTGTTTAATGTTGATTCAAAATTTACTACACCTGGGACATCGGGCGAAAAGGGAAGTGGTTTGGGTTTATCTTTAGTCAAAGAAATTATTGAAAAACATGGCGGTGAAATTTCTGTTAAATCTATATTGGGCGATGGTACTGAATTTATATTTACCATCCCGGTATCATCAATGAATATTTTACTTGTCGATGATACTAGAACCGATCGATTATTATATTCAAAATTAATTCGAAACTTTCTGCCAAGTTATACAATCATTGAGGCGTCGAATGGTGAGGAAGCTTTGAAATCCATCATTGAATCACCCCCGGCAATTGTAATTACTGATCACTATATGCCGGAAATGAGCGGTTATGAATTGGTAAAACAGATAAAAATTCTTGATGTAAAATTTAAGCCACCGGTAATTGTACTTTCAAGCGACATCACTCTTGCGATATCGGAAGAATATGCGGAACAGGGTGTTGAGTTTGTATTCCAAAAACCCGTAAACTTGAAATCATTTAAAGAGGCTTTGGAAATATCTTTAAAGAAAGCTATCTATAGTTAA
- a CDS encoding phosphoenolpyruvate carboxykinase translates to MKTKVRILEELQELGIKNILGIYYNMSTPSLYERAICRREGMLSHLGPLVVRTGQYTGRSPNDKFIVKEKTSDKNIWWGKVNRPIDEDKFNGLYKKMIAYIQNKDIYVQDCYAGTDPKYKVPIRIITESAWHSLFARNMFVRIEDKKELENLKTEFTIIQMPSLHAEPGDDGTNSNVFVIVNFEKRIVLIGGTPYAGEIKKSVFTILNYLNPLRNVMSMHCSANVGKNDDVALLFGLSGTGKTTLSADPERKLIGDDEHGWSDTGVFNYEGGCYAKVINLSKEAEPDIYETTRMFGTILENVAFDTDSRKLDLDDGSLTENTRAAYPITHINNIVESGMAGHPQHIIMLTADAFGVLPPIAKLSTDQAMYHFLSGYTAKVAGTEKGVTEPKATFSTCFGAPFMPLHPSVYSKLLGEKIEKHNSACWLINTGWSGGPYGVGSRMKIKYTRAMLTAALNGELDNVKTNPDPIFGLQVPDEIPHVPKEVLNPRNTWEDKDAYDKSAKKLADMFHENFKDFEEYVNDNVKKSGPTYRS, encoded by the coding sequence ATGAAAACCAAAGTAAGAATTCTTGAAGAATTACAAGAATTAGGAATCAAAAATATTCTCGGTATTTATTACAATATGTCAACTCCTTCGTTGTATGAAAGAGCAATTTGCAGAAGAGAAGGAATGTTATCTCATTTAGGACCCTTGGTTGTTAGAACCGGTCAATATACCGGTAGAAGTCCTAACGATAAATTTATTGTTAAGGAAAAGACGAGCGATAAAAATATTTGGTGGGGAAAAGTAAATCGCCCGATTGATGAAGACAAATTTAACGGGCTTTATAAGAAAATGATTGCATATATACAGAACAAAGATATTTATGTTCAAGATTGTTATGCTGGAACGGATCCAAAATATAAAGTGCCGATAAGAATTATTACCGAATCTGCGTGGCACAGTCTTTTTGCTCGCAACATGTTTGTCAGAATTGAGGACAAAAAAGAACTCGAAAACTTAAAAACCGAGTTTACAATTATTCAAATGCCTAGTTTGCATGCTGAACCAGGTGACGACGGAACTAATTCAAATGTGTTCGTAATTGTGAATTTCGAAAAACGGATTGTACTTATCGGCGGCACTCCGTATGCCGGTGAAATTAAAAAATCTGTGTTTACAATATTGAATTATCTCAATCCATTACGAAATGTAATGTCAATGCACTGTTCAGCTAACGTTGGTAAAAATGATGATGTTGCTCTTTTGTTTGGGTTATCGGGAACGGGCAAGACAACTTTATCCGCTGATCCGGAAAGAAAATTAATCGGCGATGATGAGCATGGGTGGAGCGATACCGGCGTATTTAATTACGAAGGCGGTTGTTATGCTAAAGTAATAAATCTTTCAAAAGAAGCCGAACCGGATATTTATGAAACAACAAGAATGTTCGGTACAATATTAGAAAACGTAGCGTTTGATACTGATTCAAGAAAATTGGATTTAGATGACGGTTCCTTAACTGAAAATACTCGAGCAGCATATCCAATTACTCACATCAATAATATTGTTGAAAGCGGAATGGCGGGTCATCCTCAACATATAATTATGTTAACTGCCGATGCGTTTGGAGTTCTACCGCCAATCGCAAAACTTTCTACAGATCAAGCGATGTATCATTTTTTATCAGGTTACACTGCAAAAGTTGCAGGAACTGAAAAAGGTGTAACAGAACCCAAAGCAACATTCAGCACATGTTTTGGTGCTCCATTTATGCCTCTGCATCCATCGGTTTATTCAAAATTGTTGGGTGAAAAAATTGAGAAACATAACTCGGCTTGCTGGTTAATAAATACCGGTTGGAGCGGCGGCCCGTATGGTGTCGGCAGCAGAATGAAAATTAAATATACACGTGCTATGTTAACTGCGGCTCTCAACGGTGAGCTGGATAATGTAAAAACAAATCCGGATCCAATTTTCGGTTTGCAAGTTCCGGATGAAATTCCGCATGTTCCGAAAGAAGTTTTAAACCCACGAAACACATGGGAAGATAAAGATGCCTACGATAAATCAGCTAAAAAATTAGCTGATATGTTCCATGAAAACTTTAAGGATTTTGAAGAATACGTAAATGATAATGTTAAGAAATCCGGACCGACTTACAGAAGTTAA
- a CDS encoding T9SS type A sorting domain-containing protein codes for MKKIYLILFLFLVGSVSAQWYNLQWPPTAEINEGGSFNVYAQIWIDGVTASAGQSDGLQAWIGVSSTNTDPSTWAEDSWYPATFNGDAGNNDEFTASIGSDLSGGTYYYASRFLYEPPVDVRSLNPLNAAVYWYGGTGGPWNNDSGVLTVNALPTIGWANLQWPPNAAILEGDSVSVYAQVWMDGVTSGAGQGSNIYSWIGVSTTNDNPATWDESVWVEADYLGDVGNNDEYTAAIGSSLSEGTYYYASRFLYQVPDVSKSSNEITNGLNYYYGGYNGGAWDSLNNVSGVLTVSSVPDTVIDWANLQWPPQVNLVNELEFTVYGQVYESGVTDGEGQGAGIEVWFGLNLKNTDPSTWDASAWTNGIFNVDVGNNDEYMATLSIGELLKEIEILPFSFYYAARYRLNNGDYYYGAFQGGAWDGVNNVNGEGLFSLPDISSIGWCNLQWPPLMSFVEGESGTVYAQLWIDGVTSVPGATEGIPAYIGVHTENVHPAQWPVEAWIPAIFNDDVGNNDEFMAEIGANLTPGTYYYASRFVPGGVKSFYGGYNAGGGGFWDGVNNVSGVLTINPIGGPTVDWCNLQWPPDGNIQEGNEFIVYAQTWIQDVTSIPGATPGLSAWIGVSTENSDPSTWNENVWKSAAFNVDAGNNDEFMADIGSSLSGGTYYYASRFQIEDGSFSYGGYNVGGGGFWDGTNNVSGTLVVDPSTSVDEDKIPTEYALSQNFPNPFNPTTTISFSLPFRSNVVLKIYNIMGEEIANLANNTFEAGVHSLNWDAANYVSGLYILRIEAASNEKNFVDMKKMMLVK; via the coding sequence ATGAAAAAAATCTACTTAATTCTATTTCTTTTTCTTGTCGGTTCCGTATCAGCTCAATGGTACAATTTACAATGGCCACCGACTGCCGAAATTAATGAGGGTGGTTCATTTAATGTGTATGCACAAATTTGGATTGACGGAGTAACAGCTTCAGCAGGTCAGTCAGATGGACTTCAAGCTTGGATTGGTGTAAGTAGTACAAATACCGACCCGTCAACATGGGCGGAGGACTCATGGTACCCAGCAACATTTAATGGTGATGCAGGAAATAACGATGAATTCACAGCTTCAATAGGTAGTGATTTATCAGGTGGAACATATTACTATGCCAGCAGATTTTTATATGAACCGCCGGTTGATGTGAGAAGTTTAAATCCGTTGAATGCTGCAGTTTATTGGTATGGAGGAACCGGAGGTCCATGGAATAACGACAGTGGAGTTCTGACGGTAAATGCATTACCGACTATCGGTTGGGCAAATCTGCAATGGCCTCCTAATGCTGCGATTCTGGAAGGTGATTCTGTTTCAGTTTATGCACAAGTTTGGATGGACGGTGTAACTAGCGGAGCAGGTCAAGGATCTAATATTTATTCATGGATTGGCGTTAGTACCACAAATGATAATCCGGCAACCTGGGATGAATCAGTTTGGGTTGAAGCTGATTATCTCGGTGACGTTGGCAACAACGATGAATACACAGCGGCAATCGGCAGTTCGCTTTCCGAAGGAACCTATTATTATGCAAGCAGATTTTTGTATCAAGTACCTGACGTATCAAAAAGCTCTAATGAAATTACAAACGGACTAAATTATTATTATGGTGGTTATAACGGAGGAGCCTGGGATAGCTTAAATAATGTTTCAGGTGTCTTAACAGTTTCATCAGTTCCTGATACTGTAATTGATTGGGCAAATTTGCAATGGCCTCCTCAAGTTAATCTTGTAAATGAATTAGAGTTTACTGTGTATGGACAGGTTTATGAATCCGGAGTGACTGACGGTGAAGGACAAGGTGCAGGAATTGAAGTTTGGTTCGGGCTTAACTTGAAAAATACTGATCCAAGTACATGGGATGCGTCAGCTTGGACAAACGGAATTTTCAATGTTGACGTGGGAAATAACGACGAATACATGGCTACATTAAGCATTGGTGAATTGTTAAAAGAAATTGAAATATTACCATTTTCATTTTACTATGCAGCACGATACAGATTAAATAACGGTGACTATTACTATGGAGCATTCCAAGGCGGAGCTTGGGATGGTGTTAATAATGTAAACGGTGAAGGACTATTTAGCTTACCTGATATTTCATCTATCGGATGGTGCAATTTACAATGGCCGCCGTTAATGTCATTTGTTGAAGGTGAAAGCGGGACTGTCTATGCTCAGCTATGGATTGATGGAGTTACTTCCGTGCCTGGTGCAACCGAAGGAATACCGGCTTACATTGGTGTTCACACAGAAAATGTTCATCCGGCTCAATGGCCTGTTGAAGCATGGATTCCAGCAATTTTTAATGATGATGTAGGTAATAACGATGAATTTATGGCTGAAATTGGAGCTAATCTTACACCCGGAACTTATTATTATGCAAGTCGTTTTGTTCCCGGTGGTGTAAAATCATTTTACGGTGGATATAATGCCGGCGGAGGTGGTTTCTGGGATGGTGTTAATAATGTCTCCGGTGTGTTAACAATTAATCCAATCGGTGGGCCGACCGTTGATTGGTGTAATTTGCAATGGCCTCCTGACGGAAATATTCAGGAAGGAAATGAATTTATAGTTTACGCTCAAACATGGATTCAGGATGTAACAAGCATACCCGGAGCAACACCGGGCTTATCGGCTTGGATTGGAGTAAGCACAGAAAATTCAGACCCATCTACTTGGAATGAAAATGTTTGGAAGTCAGCAGCATTTAATGTTGATGCCGGAAATAATGATGAATTTATGGCAGATATTGGTTCTTCACTTTCAGGCGGAACATACTATTATGCAAGTCGTTTCCAAATTGAAGATGGAAGTTTTTCATATGGCGGTTATAATGTAGGTGGTGGTGGATTCTGGGACGGTACAAACAATGTTTCCGGAACTTTAGTTGTTGATCCTTCAACTTCTGTTGATGAAGATAAAATTCCGACCGAATATGCACTGAGTCAAAATTTTCCGAATCCGTTTAATCCGACTACGACTATTAGTTTTAGTCTTCCATTCCGAAGTAATGTTGTGTTGAAAATTTACAATATTATGGGTGAAGAGATCGCGAATCTTGCAAACAACACATTTGAAGCCGGCGTTCATTCATTAAATTGGGATGCCGCAAATTATGTATCCGGTTTATATATCTTAAGAATTGAAGCCGCATCAAACGAAAAGAATTTTGTCGATATGAAAAAGATGATGCTGGTTAAGTAA
- the fbp gene encoding class 1 fructose-bisphosphatase: MAKTRFMTLPRHIDEGEKLHPGATGELSAILNQIGLAAKVISLEVNKAGLADILGFTGDENVHGEQVKKLDMFAHDTLIRALDHTGHFCVMASEEETDIIHIPEKHKIGKYVILFDPLDGSSNIDANVSIGTIFSIYKRIDPSEEGPGTLEDCLQKGDNQVAAGYIVYGSSTIFVYTAGHGVHGFTLDPAFGEFLLSHENIETKSRGAIYSINEGNYKYWHPGLKKYIKHLQAQDNHEKPYKARYIGSMVSDIHRNLLYGGVYMYPADKRNPNGKLRLVYECNPMAFIVEAAGGKATDGKGNRILEMKPTELHQRVPIYIGSREDVELVEKFIEEEGD; encoded by the coding sequence ATGGCAAAAACTCGTTTCATGACTTTGCCCAGGCACATTGATGAAGGAGAAAAACTTCATCCCGGGGCAACTGGCGAACTTTCGGCTATTCTTAACCAAATCGGTTTAGCGGCAAAAGTAATTTCACTTGAAGTAAACAAAGCCGGGCTGGCTGATATTCTTGGATTTACCGGAGATGAAAACGTTCATGGCGAACAAGTTAAAAAGCTTGATATGTTTGCGCATGATACATTAATTAGAGCTCTTGATCACACCGGACATTTTTGCGTTATGGCATCCGAGGAAGAAACCGATATCATTCACATTCCGGAAAAACACAAAATTGGTAAGTACGTAATTCTATTTGATCCGCTTGATGGTTCATCAAACATTGATGCGAATGTAAGTATCGGAACAATATTCTCGATCTACAAAAGAATTGATCCAAGTGAAGAGGGTCCCGGTACATTGGAAGATTGTTTGCAGAAAGGTGATAATCAAGTTGCAGCCGGATATATTGTTTATGGCTCGAGTACTATATTTGTTTACACTGCGGGACATGGTGTTCACGGATTTACACTTGATCCTGCATTTGGTGAATTCTTACTTTCACATGAAAATATTGAAACGAAATCAAGAGGTGCTATCTATAGCATTAATGAAGGTAACTATAAATACTGGCATCCAGGATTAAAAAAATATATTAAACATCTTCAGGCACAAGATAATCACGAAAAACCCTACAAAGCGCGCTACATAGGATCAATGGTTTCTGATATTCATCGCAATCTTTTATATGGCGGAGTGTATATGTACCCGGCAGATAAGCGAAATCCGAATGGTAAACTTCGATTGGTTTATGAATGCAACCCAATGGCATTTATAGTTGAAGCAGCAGGCGGTAAAGCAACCGACGGAAAAGGTAATCGAATTCTTGAAATGAAACCTACAGAACTTCATCAAAGAGTGCCGATTTATATTGGTAGCAGAGAAGATGTTGAACTGGTAGAAAAGTTTATAGAAGAAGAAGGCGATTAA